Proteins encoded by one window of Roseibium sp. Sym1:
- a CDS encoding DUF4214 domain-containing protein translates to MSANNDRDYGNWERSHGDSYKDRGDGGSSYGDIDAGTGVPPIILDLDGDGLEVTALDRSTVFLDTGGDGFLHRTAWAGEGDGVLYFDPDGRDEITEKRQFVFTEWDPTATSDLEALASVFDSNGDGVLNASDTDFAKFKVMVTLADGSTVSKTLAELGITAIDLTADATNIELSDGSVITGKTTFTRADGTTGTVGDVLLASEAQGHRVEQVETVDGSGTRSLTTTAYATDGSKAYEIVSEVSADGLSITNRYDDDGDGVVDRIQTIDTVIEADGSRTEMEQNFSGADDASAVLTSRTQTQKLVNTASGEIDAESTEIISRDSTGGNWFDQRETRSFSNGSLTVLVENLAQDGSVITSRSETVSADGSTRIDGLDADGDGAADTIETHQVDKHADDSRTETVTVSNQDGSLRSKTIEEVEADNRSKVITRDLNGDGQIDQREILDITVTPAGGSTSRLEIRNGDGSLKSASTTVTSDDALTRTTELDRDGDGDIDLKTVDATTINADGSRERIVTETNGDGSIRAMRKESLDADKVGQEVFVDLDQNGSFEADEKVSSVVVDAATQERTATQWTRSADGSVLAKTTSVTSADGLTTASESDLDGDGDKDLLVSDVTVQNGDGSSTRTVTTANGDTSLRGILETTTSADGLTRTVREDVNGDGAFDKKTVNSLVLEADGGTTHTASAFAGDETTLLSETVTTQSADRRTTTVTIDRDGDGAIDSTSVRVKGTDGAVTQTVTQTAADGTVLGETVSTVSANGLKTSTATDLDGDQAADGVTYSETTLNADGSRTTVQSAENADGSLKRSSVSTVSDDGLTTVSKTDADGNGTHERVVTDKTVLDADGGTTRTIETRSQSGQLLGRSQTEVSDDSLVTVQRIDRDGDGTFDLVETSTTVLQADGGTVTTTETREGGVLRASTTETISDNGRARVTESDVNGDGKTDTRITQSVADSGVATDHVQHKAADGSVQNQIRTVTSADGLTSTTYRDTDGNGAYETRSESVRVLNPDGSVTTTASLKAENGALQSETVETVTDDGLKTTRVQDFDGDGNTDETSVREAAIADDGTITTTETVTARNGDTLMSSVETVSGDGRSSSLAVDADGNGFNDTVTSTTLGDDGATTTTASAYSKTGDLISQTVATDSGNGLERTVAFDLDGNGTAERSLSEVTEIAADGTTTRTVTHETGSGRLLAREEVTSSDDGLSVTTALDLDGQGGNDFVTTRTTSFGPDGSTSESWVTFGPGGEKGSAERVTSADGLEVSVSSDLDGDGDIDRDTTLETGATGGSTETSLFYGDGTDLQRSETTVTSADGRQRTTTLDQDGNGNTDLKVQTDIDLSGNETTTWTEFAENGTTTEAIITRQANANGTSDIYRLDTDGDGSTDISRETTISYDNAGNEIRVFEEKEGPAGVLGFKSTTVTSANGLRSTTETDSDGDGEIDTRAETETVFNADGSSTTTSRDWHEDGGDLRSSYSETVSADGRTVTETFDFDGDSVTDKSRVTTTAADGSTLMVETGYGENGAQRSAVTTTSSDGLTTTVQRDGVTQTITRSELGNGSYDWDNGKSGADHVTVAHKVDAAGIETWEMTSGENGTLTTVSQRFDAAAKAQLLVEAARLYDAVLDRDMDASEIEVLVQHAEHGRLNLANLADALLTTDEYATRYGTLSDAGFVSRAYQNTFGREPTIKELGQHLAELDAGTSKAAIVAELSENTEHIVVGNGHGETKNYDVFLIDVVEEDDHRASYGIDGVDVASDEAKVEIGGDGADTLTSSGDDALFGEGGNDSLYGSSGSDLLVGGLGNDGLRGGHGGDTYVFNRGDGDDVIIDEGSDISTGANDPATSGTTSGGSTGSPDGGDSGTTGTVDDNYGSWSPWRTDSATTGVEGGYYYGYDGYRSYEIDTLRFGEGIELDDLKFSRTGDHLKIEFYAESAADAADAAAKGLGALTGSLTLRYWFSDSSMRIERLAFDDGDSYWIGHLNRARPFSNAVDDKTGFDSDNEISLARDGDDTIRGGDGHDMLLGGEGRDKLYGQSGNDLLLGGAGDDWLYGGEGNDILDAGATDGSWQYLYGFEGDDTYIYKKENGKVFISIEENASRGDDTVVFEDLTLADVTFDTYQYTTSNGLALRFRWSDGSEAGELRVADMGQHIERFEFADGSALSKVILREDGRYQLYGAANADGTRYVVGTEMDDYVFGGSGDDVLDAGGTAGGWQYARGDAGNDTYIYSKATGRLFVNYHEGENDGTDVVRFTDLTLSDITFSTTDYTVNNPTSLDKIALRFLWNDGVNSGEFRVADMGQHIERFEFADGSALSKVILREDGRVQLYGAANADGTRYVVGSEKDDFVYGGSGDDVLDAGGTAGGWQYAYGDAGNDTYVYSKATGRLFINYREGENDGTDVVSFSDLSLSDITFSTTDYTINNPSSLDKIALRFLWNDGVNSGEFRVADMGQHIERFEFADGSALSKVILREDGRVQLYGAANADGTRYVVGSEKDDFVYGGSGDDVLDAGGTAGGWQYAYGDAGNDTYVYSKATGRLFINYREGENDGTDVVSFSDLSLSDITFSTTDYTINNPSSLDKIALRFLWNDGVNSGEFRVADMGQHIERFEFADGTTLGKIHLDSYNRVVLSGTVDADYIMADAFSLGDGAGRFTDDRVVRAGAGDDTIETGASDYADWQNLYGQAGDDTYVIGSDAGSVFLYHDAEVAGGGTDTIRFKDLSLSDLTVSTHDYGASNNNGVSLVLSWDAEGDRAAGRLHIANGGDQFERFEFADGTVVDEIRLDSSGRVLVNGTSGDDYIRVGALSPGDGTGRFTDDNRVYAGAGNDTLETSTSDYADWQHLYGQAGDDTYVIGSDGGSMIIDHTSELVDGGMDTVRFKDLTLSDLTISYRTYYNANGVALRFEWQDEGSRPAGQLQIANGGDQIERFEFADGTVVDEIRLDSSGRVLVNGTSGDDYIRVGALSPGDGTGRFTDDNRVYAGAGNDTLETSTSDNADWQHLYGQAGDDTYVIGSDGGSMIIDHTGEKADGGMDTVRFKDLTLSDLTISYHTHLNDNGDALKFEWQASENRPSGRFDIANGGDEIERFEFADGTNLSKIEIDGLGRAVLHGTDEADYIRASALSTGGENGRYADDNVVWAGAGNDVLETGSSDWADYQVLGGQAGDDTYLIGSDAGSVIIDYRSEVSGGGTDTIRFKDLNLSDLTVSTYDHGNANGESLVLGWEAEGARPKGQLYVANGGDEIEQYKFADGTGLSAINIQTDGSIELFGTSANDRISGTTTVDHLTGGAGSDTFVFSDGHGNDTITDFSDGDDLIQIDGGAFSFADLVLETSGDDALVHFGSSVITLESVLVSDLDQSDFLFT, encoded by the coding sequence GTGTCAGCCAACAATGACCGTGACTACGGCAACTGGGAGCGCTCGCACGGTGACAGTTACAAAGACCGTGGAGATGGCGGCAGCTCCTATGGCGACATAGACGCTGGAACCGGTGTTCCTCCAATCATTCTCGACCTCGACGGCGACGGCCTTGAGGTCACCGCGCTGGACCGCTCGACCGTGTTCCTCGACACCGGCGGCGACGGGTTTCTGCATCGCACGGCCTGGGCCGGCGAAGGCGACGGGGTTTTGTATTTCGACCCGGACGGGCGCGATGAGATCACCGAAAAGCGCCAGTTCGTCTTCACCGAGTGGGACCCGACGGCGACCAGCGACCTGGAAGCGCTGGCCTCGGTGTTTGATTCAAACGGCGACGGCGTCCTGAACGCGTCCGACACGGATTTTGCAAAATTCAAGGTGATGGTCACCCTGGCGGACGGCTCGACCGTGTCCAAGACGCTTGCCGAGCTCGGCATCACCGCGATCGACCTGACGGCGGATGCGACCAATATCGAGCTTTCCGACGGTTCGGTCATCACCGGCAAGACCACCTTCACCCGCGCCGACGGCACGACCGGCACGGTCGGCGATGTGCTGCTGGCCTCTGAAGCCCAGGGCCACCGGGTGGAACAGGTGGAAACTGTAGATGGGTCCGGCACCCGCAGCCTGACCACCACCGCCTATGCCACGGACGGCAGCAAGGCTTATGAGATCGTCTCCGAAGTCAGCGCCGACGGGCTTTCCATCACCAACCGCTATGACGATGATGGCGACGGGGTGGTCGACCGGATCCAGACCATCGACACGGTGATCGAGGCCGATGGCAGCCGCACGGAAATGGAACAGAATTTTTCCGGCGCGGACGACGCCTCGGCCGTTCTGACCTCGCGCACGCAGACCCAAAAGCTGGTGAACACGGCGAGCGGCGAGATCGATGCGGAATCGACCGAAATCATCTCCCGGGATTCAACGGGCGGCAACTGGTTCGACCAGCGCGAAACCCGCTCCTTCTCGAACGGCAGCCTGACGGTTCTGGTCGAAAACCTGGCCCAGGACGGCTCGGTCATTACCAGCCGCAGCGAGACGGTCTCTGCCGATGGCTCGACCCGCATTGACGGCCTGGACGCCGATGGCGACGGTGCCGCCGACACCATCGAGACCCACCAGGTCGACAAACACGCCGATGACAGCCGCACGGAAACCGTGACGGTGAGCAACCAGGACGGCTCGCTGCGCTCCAAAACGATCGAAGAGGTCGAGGCCGACAACCGCTCCAAGGTGATCACAAGGGATCTCAACGGCGACGGCCAGATCGACCAGCGCGAGATCCTGGACATCACCGTGACGCCGGCGGGCGGCAGCACGTCGCGGCTGGAAATCCGCAACGGCGACGGCTCGCTGAAATCGGCGTCCACGACCGTCACCTCCGACGACGCGCTCACCAGGACCACGGAGCTTGACCGGGACGGCGATGGCGACATCGACCTCAAAACGGTGGATGCCACCACGATCAACGCCGATGGCAGCCGCGAGCGGATCGTGACGGAGACTAACGGCGACGGCTCGATCCGCGCCATGCGCAAGGAAAGCCTCGACGCGGACAAGGTCGGCCAGGAGGTTTTTGTCGATCTCGATCAGAACGGGAGTTTCGAGGCCGACGAGAAAGTGTCTTCCGTCGTGGTCGATGCTGCCACCCAGGAGCGAACCGCCACCCAGTGGACACGTTCCGCGGATGGGTCGGTCCTGGCAAAAACAACGAGCGTGACCTCGGCGGACGGCCTGACCACGGCCAGCGAGAGCGATCTCGACGGCGATGGCGACAAGGATCTTCTGGTCAGCGACGTCACGGTGCAGAACGGTGACGGCTCGTCCACCCGCACGGTGACGACGGCGAACGGGGACACTTCCCTGCGCGGCATCCTGGAGACGACAACCAGCGCCGACGGCTTGACCCGGACCGTACGCGAGGATGTTAACGGCGACGGTGCCTTTGACAAGAAAACCGTCAATTCTCTGGTGCTGGAAGCCGATGGCGGCACCACCCACACCGCCTCGGCCTTTGCCGGTGATGAGACGACGCTGCTGTCCGAGACCGTCACCACCCAAAGCGCCGACCGGCGCACCACCACCGTGACCATCGACCGGGACGGCGACGGCGCGATCGACAGCACGTCGGTGCGCGTCAAGGGCACGGATGGCGCGGTGACCCAGACGGTGACCCAGACGGCGGCGGACGGCACGGTTCTGGGGGAAACGGTCAGCACCGTCAGCGCCAATGGCCTGAAGACCTCGACAGCGACGGATCTCGATGGCGACCAGGCCGCCGACGGGGTCACCTACTCCGAAACCACCCTGAACGCGGATGGCAGCCGCACGACCGTGCAGAGCGCGGAAAACGCGGACGGGTCGCTCAAGAGATCTTCGGTGTCAACCGTCAGCGACGACGGCCTCACAACGGTGAGCAAGACCGATGCGGACGGCAACGGCACCCATGAGCGCGTCGTCACCGACAAAACCGTTCTTGACGCCGATGGCGGCACCACCCGCACCATCGAGACCCGCTCGCAATCCGGCCAGCTTCTGGGCCGCAGCCAGACCGAGGTGAGCGACGACAGTCTGGTGACGGTCCAGAGGATCGACCGGGACGGCGACGGCACCTTTGACCTCGTCGAGACCTCGACGACCGTGCTGCAGGCCGATGGCGGCACGGTGACGACGACCGAGACCCGTGAGGGCGGGGTTCTGCGCGCCAGCACCACCGAGACAATCTCCGACAATGGCCGCGCCCGCGTCACCGAAAGCGACGTCAATGGCGACGGCAAGACTGACACCCGGATCACGCAGTCGGTGGCCGACAGCGGCGTTGCGACGGACCATGTTCAGCACAAGGCCGCCGATGGCAGCGTTCAGAACCAGATCCGCACGGTCACCAGCGCCGACGGCCTGACATCCACCACCTATCGGGACACGGACGGGAACGGCGCTTACGAGACCCGCTCGGAATCCGTCCGGGTTCTGAACCCGGACGGCTCGGTGACCACCACGGCGAGCCTCAAGGCCGAGAACGGTGCGTTGCAGAGCGAGACGGTCGAAACCGTTACCGATGACGGGCTGAAAACCACGCGCGTCCAGGATTTCGACGGTGACGGCAACACGGACGAAACCTCCGTCCGCGAGGCGGCGATTGCCGATGACGGCACCATCACCACCACAGAGACGGTGACCGCCCGCAACGGCGACACGCTGATGAGCTCCGTTGAAACTGTCAGCGGTGACGGCCGCTCTTCCTCGCTCGCCGTCGATGCCGACGGCAATGGCTTCAACGACACCGTGACAAGCACAACACTCGGCGATGACGGCGCCACCACGACCACGGCGTCGGCCTATTCGAAGACCGGTGACCTGATCTCCCAGACCGTCGCAACGGACAGCGGCAACGGGCTGGAACGCACGGTGGCCTTCGACCTCGACGGCAACGGCACCGCCGAGCGCAGCCTGAGCGAGGTTACCGAGATCGCGGCCGACGGCACCACCACCCGGACGGTGACCCATGAGACCGGTTCCGGCCGGCTGCTGGCCCGCGAAGAGGTGACCAGCTCGGATGACGGCCTCAGCGTGACAACCGCGCTCGATCTTGACGGGCAAGGCGGCAATGACTTTGTCACCACCCGGACCACCAGCTTCGGTCCAGACGGCTCGACCAGCGAGAGCTGGGTGACCTTCGGCCCGGGCGGAGAGAAAGGCAGCGCGGAACGCGTTACCAGCGCAGATGGACTGGAGGTGAGCGTCAGCAGCGACCTGGACGGTGACGGCGACATCGACCGGGACACCACGCTGGAGACCGGCGCCACCGGCGGCAGCACCGAAACCAGCCTTTTCTACGGTGACGGCACCGACCTGCAGCGCTCCGAGACCACCGTCACCAGCGCGGACGGACGCCAGCGCACCACGACCCTGGACCAGGACGGCAACGGCAACACCGACCTGAAGGTTCAGACAGACATCGACCTCAGCGGCAACGAGACCACCACCTGGACGGAATTTGCCGAAAACGGCACCACCACCGAGGCGATCATCACGCGCCAGGCCAATGCCAACGGCACCAGCGACATCTACCGCCTGGACACCGATGGCGACGGCAGCACCGACATCAGCCGCGAGACCACGATCTCATATGACAATGCCGGCAACGAGATCCGCGTCTTTGAGGAAAAGGAAGGCCCTGCCGGCGTGCTCGGCTTCAAGTCCACCACGGTGACCTCGGCCAACGGCTTGCGCTCGACGACGGAGACCGACAGCGACGGCGATGGCGAGATCGATACGCGCGCGGAGACCGAGACGGTCTTCAACGCGGACGGCTCCTCCACGACCACCAGCCGCGACTGGCACGAGGACGGCGGCGACCTGCGCTCCAGCTACAGCGAAACCGTCAGCGCCGACGGGCGCACGGTCACTGAAACCTTCGACTTTGACGGTGACAGCGTCACCGACAAGTCCCGCGTGACAACGACCGCCGCCGACGGGTCAACACTGATGGTCGAGACCGGTTATGGCGAGAACGGCGCCCAGAGAAGCGCCGTGACGACAACCTCCTCCGACGGTCTCACCACCACGGTTCAGCGTGACGGCGTCACCCAGACCATCACCCGGTCCGAGCTCGGCAATGGCAGCTACGACTGGGACAACGGCAAGTCCGGCGCGGACCATGTCACCGTCGCCCACAAGGTCGATGCCGCCGGCATCGAGACCTGGGAGATGACCTCCGGCGAAAACGGCACCCTGACGACGGTGAGCCAGCGCTTCGATGCCGCGGCCAAGGCACAGCTTCTGGTCGAGGCGGCCCGGCTCTATGACGCCGTGCTCGACCGCGACATGGACGCCTCGGAGATCGAGGTGCTGGTGCAGCATGCCGAGCATGGCCGGCTGAACCTTGCAAACCTGGCCGACGCGCTGCTGACGACGGACGAATATGCCACCCGCTACGGCACGCTGTCGGATGCGGGCTTCGTCTCCCGGGCCTACCAGAACACGTTCGGCCGCGAACCGACGATCAAGGAACTCGGCCAGCACCTGGCCGAGCTTGACGCCGGCACCAGCAAGGCCGCGATCGTGGCCGAGCTTTCCGAAAACACCGAACATATCGTGGTCGGCAACGGCCATGGCGAGACCAAGAATTACGACGTGTTCCTGATCGACGTGGTCGAGGAAGACGACCACCGCGCCTCCTATGGCATCGACGGCGTCGATGTCGCCAGCGACGAAGCCAAGGTGGAGATCGGCGGTGATGGCGCCGACACGCTCACCAGCTCGGGCGATGACGCGCTCTTCGGCGAAGGCGGCAATGATTCGCTTTATGGATCATCAGGCAGTGATTTGCTTGTAGGTGGACTGGGCAACGACGGCCTGAGAGGGGGGCATGGCGGCGACACCTATGTCTTCAACCGCGGCGATGGCGATGATGTCATCATCGACGAAGGCAGCGATATCTCGACGGGCGCCAACGATCCGGCAACATCCGGCACCACGTCCGGCGGAAGCACCGGCTCCCCTGATGGCGGCGATTCCGGCACCACCGGCACGGTTGACGACAATTATGGCTCCTGGTCGCCGTGGCGAACCGACAGCGCAACAACGGGCGTCGAGGGCGGCTACTATTACGGCTATGACGGCTACCGCTCCTACGAGATCGATACCCTGCGCTTCGGTGAAGGCATCGAGCTGGACGACCTGAAATTCAGCCGCACGGGAGATCATCTCAAGATCGAATTCTATGCTGAGAGCGCGGCGGATGCTGCTGACGCCGCAGCCAAGGGGCTGGGAGCGCTTACTGGCTCCCTGACGCTGAGATACTGGTTCTCCGATTCAAGCATGCGCATCGAACGCCTGGCATTCGACGATGGCGACAGCTACTGGATCGGGCATCTCAATCGGGCGCGTCCATTTAGCAACGCTGTCGATGACAAAACAGGCTTTGACAGTGACAATGAGATTTCCTTAGCCCGGGACGGCGACGACACCATACGCGGCGGCGACGGACACGACATGCTCTTGGGAGGAGAAGGTCGTGACAAGCTCTATGGTCAGTCTGGCAACGATCTTCTTCTCGGCGGCGCCGGTGATGATTGGCTCTATGGCGGCGAAGGCAACGACATCCTCGACGCCGGCGCAACCGACGGCAGCTGGCAGTATCTGTACGGCTTCGAGGGGGACGACACGTACATCTACAAAAAGGAAAACGGCAAGGTCTTCATCAGCATTGAGGAAAACGCGTCACGGGGCGATGACACGGTTGTCTTTGAAGATTTGACACTGGCTGATGTCACTTTCGACACATACCAATATACCACGAGCAATGGTCTTGCGTTGAGGTTCCGGTGGAGTGACGGCTCTGAGGCAGGAGAATTACGTGTTGCCGACATGGGGCAGCACATCGAACGGTTCGAGTTTGCCGATGGCAGTGCGCTCAGCAAGGTTATCCTTCGTGAAGACGGGCGATACCAGCTGTACGGTGCAGCCAATGCGGATGGTACCCGTTATGTCGTTGGAACCGAAATGGACGACTATGTCTTCGGCGGTTCAGGCGATGACGTGCTGGATGCTGGGGGGACAGCTGGTGGCTGGCAGTACGCCCGCGGCGACGCAGGTAACGACACCTACATTTACAGCAAGGCAACCGGCCGACTGTTCGTGAATTACCACGAGGGTGAAAACGACGGCACGGATGTGGTGCGCTTTACCGATCTGACGCTTTCAGACATCACTTTCTCGACGACCGACTACACGGTCAACAATCCAACCAGCTTGGACAAGATTGCCCTCCGATTCCTTTGGAACGACGGCGTAAACAGTGGGGAATTCCGTGTTGCCGACATGGGGCAGCACATTGAGCGGTTCGAGTTTGCTGACGGCAGTGCGCTCAGTAAAGTTATCCTTCGTGAAGACGGGCGGGTTCAGCTCTACGGTGCAGCCAATGCGGATGGTACCCGTTATGTCGTTGGGAGCGAAAAGGATGACTTTGTTTACGGCGGTTCAGGCGATGACGTGCTGGATGCAGGTGGGACAGCGGGTGGTTGGCAGTATGCTTACGGCGACGCAGGCAACGATACCTACGTCTACAGCAAGGCAACCGGCCGGCTGTTCATAAACTACCGGGAGGGTGAAAACGACGGCACGGATGTGGTGAGCTTTTCTGATCTGTCGCTTTCCGACATCACTTTCTCGACGACGGATTACACCATCAACAACCCTTCCAGTTTGGACAAGATAGCCCTCCGGTTCCTTTGGAACGACGGCGTAAACAGTGGGGAATTCCGGGTTGCCGACATGGGGCAGCACATTGAGCGGTTCGAGTTTGCCGATGGCAGTGCGCTCAGCAAAGTTATCCTTCGTGAAGACGGGCGGGTTCAGCTCTACGGTGCAGCCAATGCGGATGGTACCCGTTATGTCGTTGGGAGCGAAAAGGATGACTTTGTTTACGGCGGTTCAGGCGATGACGTGCTGGATGCAGGTGGGACAGCGGGTGGTTGGCAGTATGCTTACGGCGACGCAGGCAACGATACCTACGTCTACAGCAAGGCAACCGGCCGGCTGTTCATAAACTACCGGGAGGGTGAAAACGACGGCACGGATGTGGTGAGCTTTTCTGATCTGTCGCTTTCCGACATCACTTTCTCGACGACGGATTACACCATCAACAACCCTTCCAGTTTGGACAAGATAGCCCTCCGGTTCCTTTGGAACGACGGCGTAAACAGTGGGGAATTCCGGGTTGCCGATATGGGGCAGCACATCGAGCGGTTCGAGTTTGCCGACGGGACGACGCTGGGCAAGATCCATCTGGACAGCTACAACCGTGTTGTGCTGAGTGGCACGGTAGACGCTGATTACATTATGGCCGATGCCTTCAGCCTCGGCGACGGTGCAGGCCGTTTTACTGACGACCGAGTGGTTCGCGCTGGCGCTGGTGATGATACGATTGAGACGGGCGCCAGTGACTATGCAGATTGGCAAAATCTATATGGTCAAGCCGGCGACGACACTTATGTGATCGGGTCTGACGCGGGCTCTGTGTTCCTGTATCACGATGCCGAGGTTGCGGGAGGGGGAACGGACACGATCCGTTTCAAGGACCTGAGCCTGTCGGATCTGACCGTATCGACCCACGATTACGGCGCAAGCAACAACAATGGTGTCAGTCTCGTCCTGAGTTGGGACGCGGAAGGCGACCGGGCGGCGGGCCGGTTGCACATAGCCAATGGCGGCGATCAGTTCGAGCGGTTCGAATTCGCCGACGGGACAGTTGTTGACGAGATCAGGCTGGACAGTTCAGGCCGTGTGCTTGTGAACGGTACGTCCGGCGACGACTACATTCGGGTCGGAGCACTTAGCCCTGGTGATGGGACCGGCCGGTTTACGGATGATAACCGAGTTTATGCAGGTGCAGGCAACGACACACTCGAGACGAGCACCAGCGATTATGCGGACTGGCAGCATCTTTACGGTCAGGCCGGTGACGACACCTATGTGATTGGGTCGGACGGCGGCTCGATGATTATCGATCATACGAGCGAACTGGTCGATGGCGGCATGGACACGGTCCGGTTCAAGGACCTGACGCTGTCGGACCTGACGATTTCCTATCGCACTTATTACAACGCCAACGGCGTCGCCTTGAGATTTGAGTGGCAGGACGAAGGAAGTCGCCCCGCGGGTCAACTTCAAATTGCCAATGGCGGCGACCAGATCGAGCGGTTCGAGTTTGCGGATGGAACTGTTGTTGACGAGATCAGGCTGGACAGTTCAGGCCGTGTGCTTGTGAACGGTACGTCCGGCGACGACTACATTCGGGTCGGAGCACTTAGCCCTGGTGATGGGACCGGCCGGTTTACAGATGATAATCGAGTTTATGCAGGTGCAGGCAACGACACACTCGAGACGAGCACCAGCGATAATGCGGACTGGCAGCATCTTTACGGTCAGGCCGGTGACGACACCTATGTGATCGGGTCCGACGGCGGCTCGATGATCATCGATCATACGGGTGAAAAGGCCGATGGCGGCATGGACACGGTACGGTTCAAGGACCTGACGCTGTCGGACCTGACGATCTCGTACCACACGCATCTGAACGACAATGGCGATGCGCTGAAATTTGAATGGCAAGCGTCAGAGAACCGGCCTTCGGGCCGGTTTGATATTGCCAATGGCGGGGACGAGATCGAACGGTTCGAGTTTGCCGACGGGACCAACCTTAGCAAGATCGAGATTGATGGGTTGGGACGTGCGGTTCTCCATGGAACAGACGAGGCCGATTACATTCGCGCCAGTGCGCTGAGCACGGGGGGCGAGAATGGACGTTATGCGGATGACAATGTCGTATGGGCCGGCGCTGGTAACGATGTGCTTGAGACCGGTTCAAGCGACTGGGCGGACTATCAAGTGCTGGGCGGACAAGCAGGCGACGATACCTATCTGATCGGATCAGACGCTGGCTCTGTCATCATCGATTACAGATCGGAAGTTTCCGGAGGCGGCACGGACACAATCCGCTTCAAGGATCTGAACCTCTCGGATCTGACCGTTTCCACCTACGACCATGGCAACGCCAACGGGGAATCGCTGGTTCTGGGATGGGAGGCTGAAGGCGCACGCCCTAAGGGTCAATTATATGTGGCCAATGGTGGGGACGAGATCGAGCAATACAAGTTCGCCGATGGGACCGGCCTGAGCGCGATCAACATTCAGACAGATGGGTCGATCGAACTCTTTGGCACATCGGCGAATGATCGTATTTCCGGAACGACGACCGTGGACCACCTCACCGGTGGCGCCGGATCCGACACCTTCGTCTTTTCTGACGGTCACGGCAACGATACCATCACCGACTTCTCGGATGGCGATGACCTGATCCAGATCGACGGCGGTGCGTTCAGCTTCGCGGATCTTGTTCTGGAGACTTCCGGAGACGATGCGCTGGTGCATTTCGGGTCGAGTGTGATCACCCTGGAAAGTGTTCTCGTGTCCGACCTCGACCAGAGCGACTTCCTGTTCACCTGA
- a CDS encoding helix-turn-helix domain-containing protein, whose amino-acid sequence MARPESEPKTQLGKRLRELRSSLDFLEAKDVAKAVGVSLTALYNYERGEREPMASTLSAYADKFGVSSRWLLTGEGEMFADAVKIPASQDLRKINLSVFSQVGLLVIKVYKDESVKLPADVLLHEQASAYNALIERAENPSDTEELLSLIPWLEARLRKSLKATTVAPGTGKKHA is encoded by the coding sequence TTGGCTAGACCAGAGAGCGAGCCGAAAACCCAACTAGGCAAAAGACTGCGAGAATTGCGCAGTTCTCTTGACTTTCTTGAGGCAAAGGACGTTGCCAAAGCGGTCGGAGTGAGCCTGACTGCGCTTTACAATTACGAGAGAGGGGAGCGGGAGCCGATGGCATCCACCTTGTCCGCGTACGCGGATAAGTTCGGGGTGAGCTCGCGTTGGCTCCTTACAGGCGAAGGAGAGATGTTCGCCGATGCAGTGAAAATCCCGGCCAGCCAAGATCTTCGAAAAATCAATCTATCCGTTTTCAGCCAGGTCGGCCTTCTGGTCATAAAAGTCTACAAGGACGAAAGCGTGAAGCTCCCGGCTGACGTTCTTCTGCACGAACAAGCCAGCGCATATAACGCCCTGATCGAACGGGCTGAAAACCCGTCGGACACCGAAGAATTGCTTAGCTTAATTCCATGGCTCGAAGCTCGCCTCAGAAAATCCCTCAAGGCCACGACCGTCGCACCAGGAACCGGGAAAAAGCACGCTTGA
- a CDS encoding helix-turn-helix domain-containing protein has protein sequence MAKPDQVPPNGWDKHSIKAELHRQGMTLAKLAELARMTPNSFSHVWTRPVRKAEASISEFLETPLKDLWPDRYPIRTARILSSKYENLRASQKGRAAPDKKAA, from the coding sequence ATGGCAAAGCCGGATCAGGTTCCCCCGAACGGATGGGACAAGCATTCCATCAAGGCCGAGCTTCATCGCCAAGGCATGACGCTGGCAAAGCTGGCCGAGCTGGCCAGGATGACCCCGAATAGCTTTTCCCACGTGTGGACCCGTCCAGTGCGCAAGGCCGAGGCGTCGATTTCAGAGTTTCTGGAAACGCCGCTGAAAGACCTGTGGCCTGATCGGTATCCCATTAGGACCGCTCGAATCCTTTCTAGCAAATACGAGAACTTGCGCGCTAGCCAGAAAGGGCGGGCGGCGCCGGACAAGAAAGCGGCCTGA